AAAATATAGATAAAAAAGGTATTATAATAGGGACGATGCGAATAACAGAACAAATTGACGCATTACAAACTCTTTGTATAGATGTAAAACAATATCTGATTGTTCCAAGAATATTTGCATCAACTATTATAATACCTTTTTTATCTATATTTTGCTCACTTTGTGGAATACTTGCCGGTTATTTTATGTCCGTTTATGTTCTTGGCATTAGTTCTGAAATGTATACAGAGGCAATCAAAGAAAGTGTAGTATTCTCCGATATAACAAATGGCATAATTAAAGCAGTATTTTTTGGCTTACTTCTTTCGCTGGTGAGTACTTATAAAGGCTACACAACAACCGGAGGAGCTAAAGGCGTTGGTATTTCAACCACACAAAGCGTTGTTCTTGCAAACGTTATAATATTTATTGCAGATTATATATTAACAGCGCTTATGTTTTAATGGTGAAAATATGATAGAAATAAAAAATTTAACAAAATCATTTGGCGATAAAAAAATAACAAGAGGGCTTGATCTCACTATCAAAAATAATGATTTTTTAGCCATCATTGGTAGATCAGGTGAGGGAAAATCTGTCCTACTAAAACAAATAATAGGGCTAATAAAACCTGATGCAGGCGAAATTATAATAGATGGCCAAAATATTTCTAAATTAACAAAAATAGAATTACAAGAAGTTTACAAAAAATGCGGTTATGTTTTTCAGTTTGCAGCCTTATTGGACTCTCTAAATGTATTTGAAAATATAGGTATAACATTACTTGAAAATGACTATTCGCAAGATCAAGTTTTACCTGAAGTAATTAGAAGATTAAAAAGTGTGGGTTTGGGTGAAGATGTTTTGTATAAATATCCTGCTGAGCTTTCAGGCGGCATGAAAAAAAGAGTTGGACTGGCAAGAACACTAATGCTTAGCCCTCAAATACTGATTTATGATGAACCAACTACAGGCCTGGATCCAATTACTGTAAAACTTATTCATGAATTGATTAAAAAAACACATGAAGATCTAAATGCAACCACAATTGTCATATCTCATGATATTGAAATATTTAAATATGCAAAAACGGTTGCAATGTTGCATGAGGGGAAAATAATTTATACAGGACCTACTGAAAATATTTGGGATTGTCAAAATCCATATATTTATCAATTTATACGCGGCTTGGAAGAAGGACCAATTACAAAGGTATATTAGCATGAACAATGATCCACTAATACTTGTTATTGATGATGAACAGCCAATATTAAAAAGCTTAAATGATATTTTATCTGATGAAGGTTATCAAGTTGAAACGCTTAATGACGGCAATAAAAGTATTGATCTAATAGGAAAACTTATTCCCGATTTGGTATTATTGGATATTTTTATGCCCAATTGCAATGGAATAAAAACATTGGAACAAATTAAAAAAGAATATCCAAATATAAATGTTATTATGATTTCAGGATTTGGAAATATATCCATAGCAATTGAATGTCTTAAAAAGGGAGCTCTGGATTTTATAGAAAAGCCTCTAAACTTGGACGAAATTTTAACTAAAATAAAATTTTTAAATAATAAAAAAAATATCGATCAAACAAATTTAAATTTAGAAAATTCAAGTATCAATACAAATCCAAAAATAATTGGCCAAAGCTATCTATTTTTAGAGCTTGTGCAACAAATAAATCAAATTAAAGATCTTTTATATCCTCTATTAATTTATGGAGAACATGGAACAGGAAAAAGTTTATTTGTTGAATATTTACACAAAAATAGTATTTTCAAAAACGCTGATTTAATTACCATAAATTGTTCAAGTTTTAACAATAAAGAAATTACAGATATTATAAATAATTTTTACAAAACAAAAGACCCGCATCCTGCGTCTGTCATCCCGGACTTGATCCGGGATCCAGTCCTCAATAATAACTCAATTTTATACATAAAACACATAAATAAACTAAGTCCTGAAAATCAAAATTTGTTATTAAAGTACTTGGAGCAAAATAAAAATAGTCAAAAGAAACTAATAGCTTCAAGTCTTGAAGACTTGTACTTTCTAGTAAAAAACAACCTATTTAATGGAGCACTTTTTCACTTATTGAATATAACGCCCATAGAAGTACCTTCATTAAATAAAAGACGCTATGATATACCATTGTTATGCGATTATTTTTTAAAAGAAAATAACAATACAAATAATAAATCAATAATATTTGATACAAAAGCAATAAGAATATTAAGAAATCATGATTGGACAGGTAACGTTACAGAGCTCAAAAATTTAATTTCATATATCGTAAAAGCAACAAAAGAAAATGATAAAATTATTGATGATTTGGATTTAACAAAATATATAGAAGAAAAAAAATTAGATTTTATAGAAGAACAAACATTTACAAAATTTAACTCACTGAAAGAAGCAACAAATAGTTTTGAAAAAAAATATTTATTTTATTTACTTAAAAAAAACATGTACGATATAAAACAGACAGCAAATATTTTAAATATGTCAGTAATACAACTTAAAGAAAAAATACAAAAATTAAATTTAGTTATTAAGAGTTAATAATATTATTTAAAAAAACAAAAAATAGCGACTCTATAAATTACTTGACAAAATATGAATGAGAAAATTATTTTCATTCTTTCAAGAAGGGTGATTTAGTTATGAAGCAACCACTATGGATTTTAAATAGTTCGCTTTTAATTATTTTTATATTTTCAGTACTTTTAAATTTATTCTTAAAACAGGATGTTCCTGTCTTAAGAATGCCTACAGCAAAAACAGAAGAAAAGAAAATTGATAAAAAATTAGAACCCGAACACATATATCAATTCGATATTTTTGATACATATTCCCAAACATCAATACCGGAACCGGTAAAAAAAGAGCTTATTACGCCAATTCCGGAATATATACCACATCAAATAATTCCGATTCCCGAGCCTGAAAAACAAACGTTTGTGGATACTTTAAATTTAAAATTAAGTGGCATAATAGCAACAGAAAATGAAGAAAAAAGTGCAGCCATGATTTTGGACGAATCAAATCGAGAAAAGGTTTATCATCTTGGCGATATGGTTAAAGATGGACAAATAATAAAAATATCAAAAAATAAAATTATTCTTTTACGCGTAAATGGACAACAAGAAGCGTATCTTTTAAGACCCGAAGGCATATATCAAAAAGTAGTTCCGGAGAAATGGAATAATATCATAAACAAAACAAATGCAACAAATTTTATTGTAGATCCAAAGTTATTTGCAGAAAATATAGGCTCTTTAGGACAGGCTATGGAAAAATTTTCCATGCTTCCTGCATATGAAAATGGAAAAATAATAGGAATAAGAATAGGAAAAATTGAAAATGAAGAACTTTTAAATAATTTAGGAGTTTTAAAAGACGATATAATTTTAAACATAAATGGAATAACAACTGCAAATGAAAAAGATAGAATTAAAGCTTTTGATAAAATTTTGGATTCAAAAATTGGTGATTTAATAAAAATAAATTTAAATAGAAATGGCGATTTGGTAACATTGAATTATAATTTACAAAAAATAGAAAAACCTAAAAAAATATTTTTTATAGATCCGGCACAAGCTCCGGTAGAACCAACAAAACCGGAAACAGAATTAAAAATGAGCCCGGATCAAGAACGAGAAGCTCAACTAAGAAAATTTGAAGAAGAACATAAAACGCCAAAACAGGAAGATATAATTTCAGAAATAAGAAAGCGAATTTTAGAGAGCATGCAATCACGATCACAGGAAAGAAGGATCAGGTAGTATAAATTAATAAATGGAATAAATATGAACAATAAAAAATTATTTTTAATATTATTACTCTCGACCACAAGTCTAATTTATACAAAAGAATTGGAAAATGCAGAAATTTTATCAACTGAAAATCCTATACAAGATAACACAGCCGATCAAAATCTCACGGAAATAAAAAAACTTGAAAAGCAAGCATCAAAAAATTCTGAAGCTGTAACAGAAGAAAAAAATATTTATTTAAATTTTGAAAATGCAGAACTTTCAAATTTTATAAATTATATTTCTGAAATTAAAAAAATAAATCTTGTTCCGGATAAAGCCTTGGAAGGTGTTAAAATTTCTTTAACAATTAGAGAACCTTTAACCGTTGACAAAGCTTGGGATGTATTTCTTACAGTTTTGGAAATGTCTAATTTCAGTATAATAAAAAATGGCGATGTACATGTAATTGTTCCACGTAATACTCGAACAAAACAACCATTACCTGCATATATCAATGTTCCGGTAGATTCACTTCCGGATAGGGATGAAAATATTCGTTATGTAACATTTTTAGAAAATATAGATGTAGGAAGCATTCAAGGCTTACTTGATGGAATGTTAAGCCCTGAACATTCACTAATACCATATCCGGATGTTAACGGATTTATAATAGTCGACAAATCATACAATATAAAAGCTGCAATGAAAGTTATATTGGCTTTAGATCAAACAGGACTTAAAGAAGCCGTATATGTTTTAAAACTAAAAAGAGTAAATGCCATAGATGTTAAAAAATTATTTGAAGAGGGTGGCTTACTTGGAAAATCCGAAGGCCTAAGTCCACTTGCCAGACTTTTAGGTAAACAAGCCGAATCAAATTTACAATATTTTTCTTCAACAACTAAAATTATTGCCGAAGAAAGAACAAACTCTTT
This sequence is a window from Candidatus Dependentiae bacterium. Protein-coding genes within it:
- a CDS encoding response regulator; the protein is MNNDPLILVIDDEQPILKSLNDILSDEGYQVETLNDGNKSIDLIGKLIPDLVLLDIFMPNCNGIKTLEQIKKEYPNINVIMISGFGNISIAIECLKKGALDFIEKPLNLDEILTKIKFLNNKKNIDQTNLNLENSSINTNPKIIGQSYLFLELVQQINQIKDLLYPLLIYGEHGTGKSLFVEYLHKNSIFKNADLITINCSSFNNKEITDIINNFYKTKDPHPASVIPDLIRDPVLNNNSILYIKHINKLSPENQNLLLKYLEQNKNSQKKLIASSLEDLYFLVKNNLFNGALFHLLNITPIEVPSLNKRRYDIPLLCDYFLKENNNTNNKSIIFDTKAIRILRNHDWTGNVTELKNLISYIVKATKENDKIIDDLDLTKYIEEKKLDFIEEQTFTKFNSLKEATNSFEKKYLFYLLKKNMYDIKQTANILNMSVIQLKEKIQKLNLVIKS
- a CDS encoding ABC transporter permease, with the translated sequence NIDKKGIIIGTMRITEQIDALQTLCIDVKQYLIVPRIFASTIIIPFLSIFCSLCGILAGYFMSVYVLGISSEMYTEAIKESVVFSDITNGIIKAVFFGLLLSLVSTYKGYTTTGGAKGVGISTTQSVVLANVIIFIADYILTALMF
- a CDS encoding ATP-binding cassette domain-containing protein codes for the protein MIEIKNLTKSFGDKKITRGLDLTIKNNDFLAIIGRSGEGKSVLLKQIIGLIKPDAGEIIIDGQNISKLTKIELQEVYKKCGYVFQFAALLDSLNVFENIGITLLENDYSQDQVLPEVIRRLKSVGLGEDVLYKYPAELSGGMKKRVGLARTLMLSPQILIYDEPTTGLDPITVKLIHELIKKTHEDLNATTIVISHDIEIFKYAKTVAMLHEGKIIYTGPTENIWDCQNPYIYQFIRGLEEGPITKVY